ACTAACCGAAGGTATTTAAAGTCTCGCGACAACTAAAGGGTGGAGGTGAGAGAGATGATTAGGTATCCAGCGGTTGCAGGTAGCTTCTATCCGGCTGACGATACGCTCATAGAGATGCTGGAGGAGTTTTTCAGCGACCTTGGCGAAGAAGGTAATGAGCGGAGAATCACAGCTGGAGTTGCGCCCCACGCTGGTTACGTATTCTCGGGCTACACAGCCAGCAGGACATACAAGGCGATATTCGAGGACGGCCTGCCCGAGACCTTCGTAATCCTCGGGCCGAACCATACTGGCTTGGGCTCGCCCATAGCAGTCTATCCTGAAGGCGAGTGGCTTACCCCACTCGGGAGCATAGAAGTCGATTCCGAGATGGCCAAGGCCATAGCGAAGCTATCGGGAATAGCGGATTTGGACGACCTCGCCCACAAGTACGAGCATTCCATAGAAGTTCAGGTTCCTTTCATCCAGTATCTCGCTGAGAAGGCCGGAAAGGACGTTCAAATCGTCCCGATAACCCTTGGCATCCAGGATGAGGAAGTTTCGAGGGCACTTGGAAAGGCAATCTTCGAAGCCTCTAAAGAGCTCGACAGGGACGTTGTTGTCATAGCCAGCACGGACTTCATGCATTACGGCCCCGTTTATGGTTACGTGCCGTTTAGGGCTAGGGCCGATGAGCTCCCTCATAGAATCAAGGAGTGGGACTTCAGGCTAATCAGGAGAATACTTGACTTTGACGTTGACGGTCTCTTCAGGGAGCTTCGCGAGATGAGGCACACGATGTGCGGCCCCGGTGGCGTTGGAACGGCGATAGTCTACTCGCGCCTCGCTGGAGCGGTTGAGGCTGAACTTTTGCACTACACGACGAGCTACGAGGTCAGTAGAAGCACCGAGGCGGTGGTTGGCTACGCGAGCATAGTGATGAGGCGTTGATTCCTACCTTTCTGATTCTTTTGATATGACTTGGATTAAAAGAAGGAAAAGAAAGAGAACTCAGAAGGCCGCCTTGTGGCGCTGGTGTTCGACCTCCCAGCTGAAGAATCTGTATGCGGCCCTCTTTGTGATGTCCTCTATGAAGAACCAGACTATGCAGTACACCCATATGAAGGCTGCGTACTTCCATCCTATCGCGGCCACACCCCAGCCGTAGACTGCTATCAGCGTCGCTAGTATCTTTGTCCCCACAGCACTCCAGAAGAGCCACTTGCCGGGCATTATGCTCCAGAACGGCCCCCTCGTCCTCGTGACGAATATCGTCAGGTGTCCCGCAACCGCGAGCTTTAGGAATATCATGCTCTGTATTAGTGCGAGTCCAGTGGCTGTCCTGTAGGAGATGCCAAAGTAGTTTATAAGTATCCACATCAGCAGGAACGTCTCTATGACACCCATGCTTCCTATTATCGTCGAGACGGTGAGTATCTCCCGTATGTTCCATTTCTCGGGCCTGCGGTTTATCTTCACGTTGTCGTAAGCTATAGTGATTATCGGCAGGTCGTTGAGCAACGCTAGGAGAATTATCATTACAGCGGTTACGGGATAGAAGTTGTAGGCCAGTATGCTGAGGGTTATGAAGAAGAGAACCCTTATGGTCTCTGTTATGCGGTAGATGACATAGCTATACATTCTCTGGAATATCTTCCTAGCCTCGACTATGGCGTTCTTTATAACGCTTATCCCTGATGCTAGGAGCACTATGTCCGCGGCGGCTCTTGCCGCGTCCGTTGCGCCTGAAACCGCTATCCCAACGTCAGCCTGCTTGAGTGCAGGGGCATCGTTCACGCCGTCGCCT
The sequence above is drawn from the Thermococcus sp. genome and encodes:
- a CDS encoding MEMO1 family protein, giving the protein MIRYPAVAGSFYPADDTLIEMLEEFFSDLGEEGNERRITAGVAPHAGYVFSGYTASRTYKAIFEDGLPETFVILGPNHTGLGSPIAVYPEGEWLTPLGSIEVDSEMAKAIAKLSGIADLDDLAHKYEHSIEVQVPFIQYLAEKAGKDVQIVPITLGIQDEEVSRALGKAIFEASKELDRDVVVIASTDFMHYGPVYGYVPFRARADELPHRIKEWDFRLIRRILDFDVDGLFRELREMRHTMCGPGGVGTAIVYSRLAGAVEAELLHYTTSYEVSRSTEAVVGYASIVMRR